In Carassius auratus strain Wakin unplaced genomic scaffold, ASM336829v1 scaf_tig00214644, whole genome shotgun sequence, the following are encoded in one genomic region:
- the LOC113092531 gene encoding NXPE family member 3-like: protein MVMLSKKKSNAPVCRLCSLICRPYALLQACFLWTLFCLALWTLTDGIHIKIFQPTRPEPVPRNNSSSIISAFDMGISDEEWERLQKDIDWPIPDQEIFYLNQSTSPVHSTFSIVGLKESYKVGEKISVIITARDHNKNLKRYGGDFFKAKLFNAVLKASVYGEVVDHRNGTYSVELLLLWEGQAQVFVRLEHSSEVVQILKKYRESSFPRSHYNGYFEGPGLNRTKIHEVVECNLKWGADGSWRKGDCCCEYKDIKTGTVWQCERPNELSCDQLVHHSYGHLENPLNLFEQQLFTKNLTNVAISGDKKIITVLRNTALIGTMEKCRSGMKTPVPAGFYLYDVWKSFVCNTRQFSPAQMANCLKNKTVYLMGDSTTRQWFEYLERNVPGIKRMDLHTPPANGPLMAVELKNNIIVHWRPHCVPVRFSKMPITDLHYISNDIDEIAGGPHAVIVFTFFAHLVFHPITFYVYEVAKIRQSVVALLRRAPETTIIIKSGNTAGLKNIFQSDWHVLQLDTVMREMFRDIDGVIFLDVWQMTSCHYLREHIHPRPVIIANEVNMFLSHVSPSCGLFKLNLFHKENGKLTWLSEG, encoded by the exons ATGGTCATGTTATCTAAGAAGAAATCAAATGCACCAG TCTGCAGGTTATGCAGTCTGATATGCAGACCATATGCATTACTACAGGCTTGTTTCCTTTGGACATTGTTCTGTTTG GCTCTATGGACATTGACTGATGGGATCCACATCAAAATATTTCAGCCCACCAGACCTGAACCAGTTCCTCGCAATAACAGTTCATCCATAATATCTGCGTTTGACATGGGAATCAGTGATGAGGAGTGGGAAAGACTACAGAAGGATATTGACTGGCCTATTCCAGATCAAGAAATATTTTATCTGAATCAGAGCACAAGTCCAGTTCACTCAACTTTCTCTATTGTGGGACTCAAAGAGAGTTACAAAGTGGGGGAAAAGATCTCTGTTATTATCACAGCCAGAGACCACAACAAGAACCTGAAAAGATATGGAGGAGATTTTTTCAAAGCAAAACTTTTCAATGCAGTGCTAAAG GCGAGTGTGTACGGGGAGGTTGTGGATCATCGCAATGGGACTTACTCTGTTGAACTTCTTCTGCTGTGGGAAGGTCAGGCACAAGTTTTTGTACGTCTAGAGCACTCCAGTGAAGTTGTGCAGATTCTTAAAAAATACAGGGAGTCTTCATTCCCACGCAGCCACTATAATGGCTACTTTGAAGGGCCAGGACTCAATAGAACTAAGATCCATGAAGTAGTAGAATGTAATCTTAAGTGGGGTGCTGATGGAAGTTGGAGGAAAGGCGACTGCTGCTGTGAGTATAAGGATATAAAAACAGGGACGGTGTGGCAGTGTGAGAGACCAAATGAACTTTCCTGTGACCAACTGGTTCATCACTCATACGGACATTTGGAAAACCCATTAAATCTTTTTGAGCAGCAGCTTTTTACAAA GAATTTAACAAATGTTGCTATTAGTGGAGACAAAAAAATCATAACTGTCCTTCGCAACACTGCACTTATTG gCACAATGGAGAAATGCAGGTCTGGCATGAAGACACCGGTTCCTGCAGGGTTTTATTTGTACGATGTCTGGAAGTCTTTTGTATGCAACACTCGACAGTTCAGTCCTGCACAAATGGCAAACTGTCTTAAAAACAAGACTGTCTATTTGATGGGAGACTCCACCACAAGGCAGTGGTTCGAGTACTTAGAAAGAAACGTGCCAG GCATAAAGAGAATGGACCTCCACACTCCTCCTGCAAATGGTCCACTGATGGCTGTGGAGTTGAAAAACAACATCATTGTTCACTGGAGACCACACTGTGTTCCTGTGCGATTTAGTAAAATGCCTATTACCGATCTGCACTATATCAGCAATGATATTGATGAAATAGCCGGTGGACCTCATGCAGTCATTGTCTTCACATTCTTTGCTCATCTGGTTTTTCACCCAATAACATTTTATGTGTATGAAGTGGCCAAAATCCGCCAGTCTGTTGTTGCACTGCTTAGGCGCGCTCCAGagaccaccatcatcatcaagtCTGGAAACACTGCTGGACTCAAG aatatttttcaAAGTGATTGGCATGTTTTGCAGTTGGACACAGTGATGCGGGAGATGTTCAGAGACATTGATGGAGTCATTTTCTTAGATGTCTGGCAGATGACTTCCTGTCACTATCTACGTGAACACATTCACCCAAGACCTGTCATCATTGCTAATGAAGTCAACATGTTTCTCTCACATGTTTCTCCTAGCTGCGGCCTGTTCAAGTTGAATTTGTTTCATAAAGAAAATGGGAAACTAACCTGGTTAAGTGAAGGCTAA
- the LOC113092536 gene encoding NXPE family member 3-like gives MDLHTHPGGGPLMAVELKNNIIVHWRVHGVPLRFGKIMPIIDLHYISNDIDEIAGGAHAVIVFTYCAHLVFHPITFYIYEVAKIRQSVVALLSRAPETTVIIKSGNTAGLKNIYQSDWHMLQLNTVMQEMFRDIDGVIFIDVWQMTSCHYLRENIHPGPVVIGNEVDMLLSYICPA, from the exons ATGGACCTCCACACTCATCCTGGGGGTGGCCCACTAATGGCTGTGGAGCTGAAAAATAATATCATTGTTCACTGGAGGGTACATGGTGTTCCTTTGCGATTTGGTAAAATAATGCCTATCATTGACCTACATTACATCAGCAATGATATTGATGAAATAGCCGGTGGGGCTCATGCAGTCATTGTCTTCACATACTGTGCTCACCTGGTTTTTCACccaataacattttacatatatgAAGTGGCCAAAATCCGCCAGTCTGTTGTTGCACTGCTGAGTCGTGCTCCAGAGACAACCGTCATCATCAAGTCTGGAAACACTGCTGGACTAAAG AATATTTATCAAAGTGATTGGCACATGTTGCAGTTGAACACTGTGATGCAGGAGATGTTCAGAGACATTGATGGAGTCATCTTCATAGATGTCTGGCAGATGACTTCCTGTCACTATCTACGTGAAAACATTCACCCAGGACCCGTCGTCATTGGCAATGAAGTTGACATGTTGTTGTCATATATCTGTCCTGCCTGA